Below is a window of Marinitoga hydrogenitolerans DSM 16785 DNA.
TGAGATCTTTCTTCTATTGGAATTTCTTCACCTGTTGGAGTGTTTAAGTCTATTGTGGATAAAGGCGCAGCAACATAAAAGGGAATTCCATGTTTTTTTGCCAATACGGCCACAGAATATGTTCCTATCTTATTTGCAACATCGCCATTAGCAGCAATCCTATCTGCGCCAACAATAACTGCATTAATCTTCCCTTGCTTCATTACCCATCCTGCCATATTATCAGAAATTAAAGTAACATCAAAACCATCTTTATATAATTCCCAAACTGTTAATCTTGCTCCTTGCAAATATGGTCTTGTTTCATCAGCATATACTTTTATATTTTTCCCTAATTCTCTTGCTCCTCTAATAACTCCTAAAGCTGTTCCATAATCAACTGTTGCTAATGCTCCTGCGTTACAATGAGTTAAAACTGTATCTCCATCATTTAATAATTCACCACCAAATTTCCCCATTGCTTTATTTGCTTCTATATCTTCATAAGCTATATTTAATGCTTCTTTTTCTATTAATTCTATTAAATTTTTTTCATTTTTTATTTCCTTAAACTTCTTTTCCATTCTATCTAGTGCCCAAAAAAGATTTACAGCTGTCGGGCGTGTGTTAGCCAATGTTTCTTTTACGTTTTTCATTTTTTCATCGAAATTTTCTGTACCCATAAATTCTTTAATTCCAAGAACATATCCAAAAGCTGCCGAAGCACCTAT
It encodes the following:
- the mtnA gene encoding S-methyl-5-thioribose-1-phosphate isomerase; protein product: MSKLKTITMEWTGSSLILVDQRYLPLEEIYVTCKTYKEVAVAIKDMVVRGAPAIGASAAFGYVLGIKEFMGTENFDEKMKNVKETLANTRPTAVNLFWALDRMEKKFKEIKNEKNLIELIEKEALNIAYEDIEANKAMGKFGGELLNDGDTVLTHCNAGALATVDYGTALGVIRGARELGKNIKVYADETRPYLQGARLTVWELYKDGFDVTLISDNMAGWVMKQGKINAVIVGADRIAANGDVANKIGTYSVAVLAKKHGIPFYVAAPLSTIDLNTPTGEEIPIEERSHKEVRYCHKSKMVPEEIKVYNPAFDVTPNELVTAIITEKGVVKSPYIENLKKLFEK